The Syntrophales bacterium genome has a segment encoding these proteins:
- a CDS encoding TRAP transporter small permease produces the protein MIERGVALLDRGCTLVENVFVAVSGASLILMMVWITADASGRYLFDHPISGTYEFSEEYLMVMLIFLTLSFTYVQGGHVRVTVCLQFIPKAVQRWISIFNGILGLIFFILIVVASWGVAMRALKMSVVSNNILQYPLAPSFFMVPIGSALLSLRIFQSLLGDIWIKKHQGHEIK, from the coding sequence ATGATCGAGCGAGGAGTTGCATTGTTGGATCGGGGATGTACTTTGGTGGAAAACGTCTTCGTGGCGGTCAGCGGCGCCAGTCTAATACTGATGATGGTGTGGATCACTGCCGACGCTTCGGGGCGATATCTTTTTGATCACCCCATCAGCGGAACCTATGAATTCAGTGAAGAATACCTGATGGTGATGCTAATTTTCCTGACTCTCAGCTTCACCTATGTCCAAGGGGGACACGTCAGGGTAACGGTGTGTCTGCAGTTTATCCCGAAGGCCGTGCAAAGGTGGATTTCCATCTTCAATGGCATACTGGGTTTGATTTTCTTCATCCTGATCGTGGTTGCAAGCTGGGGAGTCGCGATGCGAGCGCTGAAAATGAGCGTGGTTTCAAACAACATCCTCCAGTATCCCCTGGCCCCATCCTTTTTCATGGTGCCGATTGGAAGCGCGCTGTTGTCCCTGCGCATTTTTCAGTCGCTGCTTGGGGATATCTGGATAAAAAAACATCAGGGACATGAGATAAAATAA
- the dctP gene encoding TRAP transporter substrate-binding protein DctP — protein MKKWVILLLVLVFSTAYATEQASAQQLKKQDVIKLRVADSLPLANPLSSKGIQPWMARVEELTAGEVKFTHFPAGQMGKANDMLELVRSRAVDLAYVGPTYVAGNMPLSGVMELPGAAASSEVSSVAYLRLCQGILLKPEFLKNGIRPVWAFVLPSYEIYNTKREVKLPKDTKGLKIRSGGGAMDYTLHYLGATAISSPPAESYEAVQRGVIDGVVMNSVSIFAYKLDELVKYSTRGTSIGSFVATLSINENVWQKLPAEVQKAMLQAGEEVAKSFGIAQDTDISKLVQQFVEKRGLKVHDLTPDEQKIWTQAMAPVEQIWVKNINAKGLPGQQVLDERKKITQEIKAKK, from the coding sequence ATGAAAAAATGGGTCATCTTATTATTGGTATTGGTTTTCAGCACGGCTTACGCAACGGAGCAGGCTTCCGCTCAGCAGCTCAAAAAGCAGGACGTAATTAAATTAAGGGTCGCAGACTCCCTTCCGCTTGCCAACCCCCTTTCCTCAAAGGGCATACAGCCATGGATGGCCCGCGTCGAGGAATTGACTGCCGGGGAAGTGAAATTTACTCATTTCCCTGCCGGACAGATGGGCAAGGCAAATGATATGCTGGAGCTGGTGCGCAGCAGGGCTGTTGATCTGGCTTATGTTGGGCCTACGTATGTTGCCGGTAATATGCCTTTGAGCGGGGTTATGGAACTGCCGGGGGCGGCCGCCAGTTCAGAGGTCAGCAGCGTGGCATATCTGAGGCTTTGCCAGGGAATTCTGTTGAAGCCGGAATTTCTCAAGAATGGCATTCGTCCCGTCTGGGCATTCGTATTGCCCTCCTACGAAATATACAACACCAAGCGCGAGGTAAAGCTCCCCAAAGATACAAAGGGGCTTAAGATTAGGTCAGGCGGCGGCGCAATGGACTATACCCTTCATTATCTCGGCGCGACGGCAATAAGCAGTCCTCCCGCGGAATCATACGAAGCCGTCCAGAGAGGCGTAATCGACGGGGTCGTTATGAATTCCGTCAGCATTTTCGCCTATAAACTTGATGAACTGGTGAAATACAGCACGCGGGGCACTTCGATAGGATCGTTCGTCGCGACGCTTTCGATCAACGAAAATGTCTGGCAGAAGCTGCCCGCGGAGGTTCAGAAGGCCATGCTTCAGGCGGGCGAGGAGGTGGCCAAGAGTTTCGGGATTGCGCAGGATACCGACATCAGCAAGCTGGTTCAGCAATTTGTCGAAAAACGGGGACTTAAAGTCCACGACCTGACCCCTGACGAACAGAAGATATGGACGCAAGCCATGGCGCCGGTGGAACAGATCTGGGTCAAAAACATAAATGCCAAGGGGTTGCCCGGTCAGCAGGTGCTCGATGAGCGGAAAAAAATAACCCAGGAAATCAAGGCGAAAAAGTGA
- a CDS encoding hydantoinase/oxoprolinase family protein has product MIIGIDVGGTHTDAVLIDKGKVIKKTKVPTNHDRLLSSLLDATNEIADKTIIPRLERIVLSTTISTNAIVQNKIDRVGLLVASGPGLSPESINAYPDIRFLAGSINHRGREMEPLNHAEADRVVADFLSKGIKNIGIVGKFSTRNPQHEFELRKIVGDKACHVTLGHRMSGHLNFPRRIATTFLNEAICNLYQRFAGSVADFALKQGMNIPIYILKADGGAMELARSIEFPAQTILSGPAASVMGIMATTNSRVDAIALDIGGTTTDISIFADGVPLLEPFGVTIEGRKTLIRGLRTRSIGIGGDSVVALNEGNIQIGPNREGPAAALGGQFPTPTDAMIVLGLTRIGDPQKAIHSLMPIAESLHCDMQETARMIFTETCRRIASAAFQFLNEINNKPVYTIQALLTDRKIAPHSLYVVGGPAEQMAPEIERLLETEFDVCDCKTHIPVNYEIANAIGAALARTTAELTILADTERGILTIAEDGSQVSIPANFTLADTIQVCCERLREKIRHTDDFVREPEIEVIESQEFNIVDDFCTAGKNIRVKTQVKPGSIGECK; this is encoded by the coding sequence ATGATCATAGGTATAGACGTAGGGGGGACGCACACCGATGCGGTTCTGATCGACAAAGGCAAGGTTATTAAAAAGACAAAAGTCCCCACGAATCATGACCGTCTGCTTTCCTCGCTTCTCGATGCTACAAATGAAATCGCCGATAAAACCATAATACCTCGACTGGAAAGAATCGTTTTAAGCACGACAATCTCGACAAACGCGATCGTGCAGAACAAGATTGACCGGGTTGGGCTCCTCGTCGCGAGCGGCCCGGGGCTCTCCCCCGAATCCATAAATGCCTATCCGGACATACGTTTTCTGGCCGGTTCCATTAACCACCGCGGCCGCGAGATGGAACCCCTGAACCATGCAGAGGCAGACCGGGTAGTGGCAGATTTCCTTTCCAAAGGAATTAAAAATATCGGAATCGTCGGAAAATTTTCAACGCGCAATCCACAGCACGAGTTCGAACTGCGGAAAATTGTCGGCGATAAGGCATGCCACGTTACCCTCGGGCACAGGATGTCCGGGCATCTCAATTTCCCCCGCCGGATTGCCACAACCTTTCTCAATGAGGCTATCTGCAACCTTTATCAGAGGTTTGCCGGCAGCGTCGCCGACTTCGCGCTGAAACAAGGGATGAATATTCCAATTTATATCCTGAAGGCGGATGGCGGCGCCATGGAGCTTGCCCGCTCTATTGAATTTCCGGCGCAAACCATCCTTTCCGGACCAGCGGCGAGCGTCATGGGAATTATGGCGACGACAAACAGCCGGGTAGATGCCATAGCTCTTGACATAGGCGGCACAACAACGGATATCTCCATCTTTGCCGACGGGGTTCCGCTCCTTGAGCCGTTCGGGGTTACCATCGAAGGCAGGAAAACCCTGATCCGCGGCTTGCGCACCCGCTCAATCGGGATCGGCGGGGACAGCGTTGTTGCTCTCAATGAAGGAAACATTCAAATCGGCCCCAATCGCGAAGGACCTGCCGCCGCGTTGGGAGGGCAATTTCCCACTCCCACCGATGCGATGATTGTCCTCGGCCTGACCAGGATAGGAGACCCGCAAAAGGCGATCCATTCCCTTATGCCAATTGCCGAATCCCTCCATTGCGACATGCAGGAGACGGCACGGATGATCTTTACGGAAACCTGCCGCCGGATTGCATCAGCCGCATTCCAATTCCTTAATGAAATAAACAACAAACCTGTATATACAATTCAGGCCCTGCTGACGGACAGAAAAATTGCGCCTCACAGCCTCTATGTTGTTGGCGGCCCGGCCGAGCAGATGGCCCCAGAAATCGAACGATTGCTGGAAACAGAGTTTGATGTTTGTGATTGCAAGACCCACATCCCCGTCAATTACGAAATTGCCAATGCCATCGGGGCCGCCCTTGCCCGGACGACGGCGGAGCTGACCATCCTTGCAGATACGGAAAGAGGCATCTTGACGATAGCGGAAGATGGGTCGCAAGTCTCTATTCCCGCAAATTTCACACTTGCGGACACAATCCAGGTCTGCTGTGAAAGACTGCGAGAAAAGATTCGCCATACAGACGATTTTGTCCGTGAACCTGAAATCGAGGTAATAGAATCTCAGGAGTTCAACATCGTTGACGACTTCTGTACGGCAGGTAAAAACATCCGTGTAAAGACACAGGTTAAACCGGGAAGCATCGGTGAATGTAAATAG
- a CDS encoding carboxymuconolactone decarboxylase family protein, producing the protein MTENIDEKTKATAKRLFEGGIKMDPSYLIWKAFDKELAKDFSRFITGNLYSRTVLTLQERQMAACAILAAIGAGEELKLHVNAALNVGCDPKKLTEIFFQVATYAGMPAVNEALTIFRDVLVERKEWPL; encoded by the coding sequence ATGACGGAAAATATTGATGAAAAAACGAAAGCGACGGCAAAGCGGCTGTTTGAAGGCGGCATCAAGATGGACCCTTCCTATCTTATCTGGAAGGCGTTCGACAAGGAACTGGCCAAGGATTTTTCACGCTTTATCACCGGCAATCTCTACTCGCGCACGGTCTTGACCCTTCAGGAACGACAGATGGCGGCCTGCGCCATTCTTGCCGCCATTGGCGCCGGGGAAGAGCTGAAACTGCATGTTAACGCCGCGCTCAATGTCGGGTGCGACCCCAAAAAGCTGACCGAGATATTCTTTCAGGTGGCAACCTACGCGGGCATGCCCGCCGTCAACGAAGCTCTGACTATTTTTCGGGATGTGCTTGTTGAACGCAAAGAGTGGCCGCTGTAA
- a CDS encoding DEAD/DEAH box helicase family protein, with protein sequence MAYKEATARIKINKLLEAAGWRFFPEGNAPANIRLEPSVTIKSSDLEALGENFEKTSKGFIDFLLLDAKGFPLIVLEAKAEDKNPLAGKEQARKYAKSQNCRFVILSNGNLHYFWDLERGNPYIITSFPTPESVIGYRQVTPNPQRLIEDQVGDDYIVLTQSPNYQSAAAWKNEAERPGYICANKLRFLRPYQLKAIHAMQRAVKEGKDRFLFEMATGTGKTLVAAAVIKLFLRSSNAKRVLFLVDRLELEDQAMKAFKALLSSDFKTIIYKENRDDWRRAEIVVTTVQSLLFNNKYQRLFSPTDFDLVISDEAHRSIGGNARAVFDYFIGYKLGLTATPRDYLRRFDKTNPSTRDFRAVQEKYRTLIPSYVKDYASLNQFAA encoded by the coding sequence GTGGCATATAAGGAAGCTACAGCCCGTATAAAAATCAACAAGCTGCTCGAAGCGGCGGGCTGGCGTTTCTTTCCGGAAGGGAACGCGCCCGCCAACATCCGCCTCGAGCCCAGTGTGACGATCAAGTCATCCGATCTGGAAGCGCTTGGCGAGAATTTCGAGAAGACGAGCAAGGGATTCATTGACTTTCTGCTGCTCGACGCCAAAGGATTCCCGCTCATAGTTCTAGAGGCCAAAGCGGAGGACAAGAACCCGCTTGCCGGCAAGGAGCAGGCCCGCAAGTACGCCAAGTCCCAGAACTGCCGCTTCGTCATCCTCTCCAACGGCAATCTCCACTACTTCTGGGACTTGGAGCGCGGCAACCCCTATATCATCACGTCCTTTCCGACGCCGGAGTCGGTGATCGGCTACCGGCAGGTCACGCCCAACCCGCAACGCCTCATAGAAGACCAGGTCGGCGACGACTATATCGTGCTGACCCAGAGCCCGAACTACCAATCCGCAGCGGCGTGGAAGAACGAGGCCGAACGTCCCGGCTACATCTGTGCCAACAAACTGCGTTTTTTGCGGCCCTATCAGTTGAAGGCTATTCATGCCATGCAACGAGCCGTGAAGGAGGGCAAAGACCGCTTCCTATTCGAGATGGCCACCGGCACCGGCAAGACTCTTGTTGCCGCCGCTGTAATCAAACTGTTTCTCCGCTCCAGCAATGCCAAGCGCGTGCTTTTTCTGGTGGATCGCCTCGAACTGGAGGATCAGGCGATGAAGGCCTTCAAGGCGCTACTGTCCTCCGATTTCAAGACAATCATCTACAAGGAGAACCGCGACGACTGGCGGCGGGCGGAAATCGTTGTGACCACGGTGCAGTCGCTGCTCTTCAACAACAAATACCAGAGGCTCTTCTCGCCGACCGATTTCGACCTGGTCATCTCCGACGAAGCGCACCGCTCCATCGGCGGCAACGCCCGCGCCGTCTTCGATTATTTCATCGGCTATAAGCTCGGCCTCACCGCCACGCCCCGCGACTACCTCAGGCGGTTTGACAAAACCAATCCTTCCACCCGCGACTTCCGCGCCGTGCAGGAGAAGTACCGCACGCTCATCCCTAGTTACGTCAAGGACTACGCCTCCTTGAACCAGTTCGCCGCATAG
- a CDS encoding histone deacetylase: MATKKLKKTGLIFFPAFDWAISPTHPEREERLLYTQDQVFEEGLLDFDNIYEYKPQIATAEDINRAHICVPDALSVVTESHLISAGGAITAAQKVLTGEVDNAFALVRPPGHHAMLVVHGARGFCNVNIEAIMIEYIRSHYGHKRIAVVDTDCHHGDGTQDIYWNDPDTLCISLHQDGRTLYPGTGFINDFGGPNALGTTINVPLPPETSDEGYLTVIDRLVLPILDEFKPDIVINSAGQDNHYSDPLTNMRVSAQGYATLNARLAPDIAVLEGGYSIERALPYTNAGIILAMAGLDYSHVREPDYNPDLLRQDASVTRTIAEEIDQVLRLWDCRRNMKKKLVGDARCMRRNKNIYYDTDGIREQQTETVRICDDCGGLVTIESFASTGNNIFAVILPSRCCPECRAEGEESYGRSKRGKYNHIYFQDRTAGIFLSK, from the coding sequence GTGGCAACGAAAAAACTGAAAAAAACAGGCCTGATATTCTTTCCCGCCTTTGACTGGGCCATCTCTCCGACTCATCCGGAGCGGGAAGAGCGCCTTCTCTATACGCAGGATCAGGTTTTTGAAGAAGGCCTCCTCGATTTTGACAATATTTACGAATACAAACCGCAAATAGCGACAGCAGAAGACATCAATCGCGCCCATATCTGCGTGCCGGATGCCCTGAGCGTCGTTACCGAATCACACCTCATCTCGGCTGGAGGCGCCATAACCGCAGCCCAGAAAGTGCTTACCGGCGAGGTTGACAACGCCTTCGCCCTCGTCCGGCCGCCCGGTCACCACGCCATGCTCGTTGTCCATGGCGCGCGGGGTTTCTGCAATGTGAACATCGAAGCGATCATGATCGAATACATCCGCAGTCATTATGGCCACAAAAGAATCGCCGTTGTCGATACCGACTGTCATCATGGGGACGGCACCCAGGATATCTACTGGAACGACCCGGATACCCTGTGCATCTCGCTGCACCAGGACGGAAGGACCCTTTATCCGGGGACTGGCTTCATCAATGACTTCGGCGGGCCGAACGCCCTCGGGACAACAATCAATGTGCCGCTCCCCCCGGAAACATCCGATGAGGGGTATCTGACCGTTATCGATCGGCTTGTCCTGCCGATTCTCGACGAATTCAAACCCGACATCGTCATCAACTCGGCCGGGCAGGACAACCACTACTCCGATCCCCTGACCAACATGCGCGTCTCCGCGCAGGGATATGCGACCCTGAACGCCCGGCTCGCCCCCGATATCGCCGTTCTGGAGGGAGGCTATTCGATCGAAAGAGCCCTCCCCTACACCAACGCCGGGATAATTCTGGCCATGGCCGGGCTCGATTACAGCCATGTCCGGGAACCGGATTACAACCCCGACCTGCTCCGTCAGGACGCCTCTGTCACCAGAACAATTGCCGAAGAGATTGATCAAGTTTTGCGGCTTTGGGACTGCAGGCGCAATATGAAAAAAAAACTCGTTGGCGATGCGCGCTGCATGAGACGGAATAAAAATATTTACTACGACACGGACGGGATCAGGGAGCAGCAAACGGAAACAGTGCGCATCTGCGATGACTGCGGCGGCCTTGTCACGATAGAATCTTTTGCCAGTACCGGCAATAACATCTTTGCCGTTATCCTTCCCTCCCGCTGCTGTCCGGAATGCCGGGCCGAAGGAGAGGAATCTTACGGGCGCTCCAAGCGGGGCAAGTACAACCATATCTATTTTCAGGACCGGACAGCGGGGATATTCCTGTCAAAATGA
- the pabB gene encoding aminodeoxychorismate synthase component I: protein MVNIILHDQDLGQWLQFSNPLAVLKAETLSAVVPLLAEVDNFVERKGFFAAGWIGYEASAAFDSALHTQPATAFPLACFGIFKHPPIIRKMPAAGSAYPLEGWRPSVSQEQYAQAIARIREHIAAGDTYQVNYTLRLWSKFHEDPWNFFLNACGDARYGAFIEAPPYYICSASPELFFSLKGKRIFSKPMKGTAPRGRTTAEDSENSLFLHNSEKNRAENVMIVDMIRNDIGKIAEFGSVDVPRLYEIEKYPTVLQMTSTVEAVTAASLSEIMKALFPCASITGAPKAKTMEIIAALETAPRNIYTGTIGYYGPGRRALFNVAIRTTLIDTATGRAEYGVGGGIVWDSTTDDEYEECLTKARVILDPVSPVPFSLLETLLWTPAEGFFLQSRHLERLKDAAEYFIYPFAERQILENLHAAVSGLSSGEYRVRLLLAQDGKIECQAVTLEKPATCGSVRVQLAKEPVSSRNPFLFHKTTRREVYEQAKNSFPDADDVILWNEKGEITESCIANVVILKEGRLVTPPVSCGLLNGVYRAQLLAEDKITEEIISINDLKNAKQIFLVNSVRKWREAVLLP from the coding sequence ATGGTGAACATAATCCTGCACGATCAAGACCTTGGGCAATGGCTTCAGTTTTCCAATCCCCTTGCGGTTCTCAAGGCGGAGACTCTTTCCGCTGTGGTTCCGCTCTTGGCGGAAGTGGACAATTTCGTGGAGCGCAAGGGTTTTTTTGCCGCGGGTTGGATAGGTTATGAAGCCTCTGCGGCATTTGACTCAGCGTTGCACACCCAGCCAGCGACAGCTTTTCCGCTGGCCTGTTTCGGGATTTTTAAACATCCGCCAATCATCCGAAAAATGCCAGCAGCAGGCTCAGCTTATCCTCTCGAAGGATGGCGCCCCTCTGTCAGCCAGGAGCAATACGCCCAGGCAATCGCCCGGATAAGGGAGCATATCGCGGCCGGCGACACCTATCAGGTGAATTACACCCTTCGTTTATGGAGCAAATTTCACGAAGACCCGTGGAATTTTTTTCTCAATGCCTGCGGAGACGCCCGCTATGGAGCTTTTATAGAGGCCCCTCCTTATTATATATGCTCCGCCTCCCCTGAACTGTTTTTTTCGCTGAAAGGGAAACGCATCTTTTCCAAACCGATGAAGGGAACCGCGCCCCGGGGGAGAACAACCGCTGAAGATAGCGAAAATTCATTATTTCTGCACAATTCAGAAAAAAACAGGGCGGAAAACGTGATGATCGTTGACATGATTCGCAACGATATCGGGAAAATAGCGGAGTTCGGCTCGGTAGATGTTCCCCGTCTTTATGAAATTGAAAAATACCCGACGGTTCTGCAGATGACCTCAACCGTGGAAGCCGTCACAGCCGCCTCTCTATCCGAAATAATGAAGGCGCTTTTCCCGTGCGCCTCGATCACCGGCGCCCCCAAAGCCAAAACAATGGAGATCATCGCCGCGCTGGAAACAGCGCCGCGCAATATTTACACAGGAACAATAGGTTACTATGGACCGGGACGTCGCGCGCTTTTCAATGTGGCAATCCGGACAACCCTTATCGATACAGCCACGGGACGGGCGGAGTACGGAGTCGGCGGCGGCATCGTCTGGGATTCGACAACAGACGATGAGTACGAGGAGTGCCTGACCAAGGCCAGAGTCATCCTTGACCCCGTCTCCCCTGTTCCCTTTTCCCTTTTGGAAACACTCCTCTGGACGCCGGCAGAGGGATTCTTTCTGCAATCACGGCATCTTGAGCGCCTTAAAGACGCAGCGGAATACTTCATCTATCCTTTCGCTGAGCGCCAAATACTCGAAAATCTGCATGCGGCGGTTTCCGGCCTCTCCTCGGGAGAATACCGCGTTCGCCTTCTGCTGGCACAGGATGGAAAGATTGAATGCCAAGCCGTAACTCTGGAAAAACCTGCAACCTGCGGCTCTGTGCGGGTACAACTCGCAAAAGAACCAGTTTCTTCCCGCAATCCTTTTCTTTTCCACAAAACAACAAGGCGGGAGGTTTACGAACAGGCAAAAAATTCCTTCCCTGACGCGGATGACGTAATTCTATGGAATGAGAAAGGCGAGATCACCGAATCGTGCATCGCCAATGTGGTAATTTTAAAAGAAGGAAGGCTTGTTACCCCACCGGTGAGCTGCGGACTCTTAAACGGCGTGTATCGGGCGCAACTTTTGGCCGAGGACAAAATAACTGAAGAGATAATATCAATCAATGATCTGAAAAACGCCAAGCAGATATTTCTGGTAAATTCCGTGCGCAAATGGCGCGAGGCCGTCTTGCTTCCATAG
- a CDS encoding TRAP transporter large permease, whose protein sequence is MDYFPLILLGILLVVGMPVAFAMGVSGAIGIYMMGGMDTLMGILGTSPYRSAASFLLTTLPLFIFMAEVISATNITRDLFKAAYRWIGHLPGGLGIATVMASALLGAMSGSSTASAAAMSSIAIPEMVKFNYKKPFAAGVVAMGGTLAIMIPPSIPMIVYGITTETSIGKLLIAGVFPGLLTALSYSLGIVLWTRFDPGVAPSVSPFGWKERFSSLFGIWPVLVLVLLVIGGMYSGFVTATEAAAVGAFGAVVIGLVMRRLTWPSFSHAVKATLRSSTMIFTIIIGAMILGYYMTISMFTQDAIGYIKNLPVGPWGIMIIIVFVYLILGCFMDQIAILLLTLPLTFPLVTGLGFDPIWFGVIVIALAEIGLVTPPIGLNAYIVSSVSNVSLEDTFKGVGVMLLFEAVVLVILLAFPKISTWLPSLMN, encoded by the coding sequence ATGGATTATTTTCCGCTTATTCTTTTAGGAATTCTGCTGGTTGTCGGCATGCCGGTGGCTTTTGCGATGGGGGTGTCAGGGGCGATAGGGATATATATGATGGGTGGAATGGATACCCTGATGGGTATCCTGGGAACTTCCCCCTATCGCAGTGCCGCCAGCTTTCTTTTGACCACGCTTCCCTTGTTCATATTTATGGCCGAAGTGATTTCGGCGACCAACATCACCCGGGATTTATTCAAGGCCGCTTACAGGTGGATCGGACACCTGCCCGGGGGCTTGGGCATCGCAACCGTAATGGCCAGCGCCCTGCTCGGCGCGATGTCGGGATCAAGTACGGCCTCGGCGGCAGCCATGTCGTCCATTGCCATTCCTGAAATGGTTAAATTCAATTACAAGAAGCCTTTCGCGGCCGGGGTTGTGGCTATGGGCGGCACCCTGGCCATCATGATTCCTCCCAGCATTCCGATGATAGTTTACGGCATCACCACGGAAACCTCCATCGGGAAACTGCTGATTGCGGGAGTATTCCCGGGTCTTCTCACGGCTCTCTCCTATTCATTGGGAATCGTCTTATGGACCCGGTTTGATCCCGGGGTCGCCCCCTCGGTTTCGCCATTTGGATGGAAAGAACGGTTCTCTTCCCTTTTCGGAATATGGCCGGTTCTGGTTCTGGTTCTCCTCGTAATCGGGGGGATGTATTCCGGTTTTGTAACCGCCACCGAGGCCGCCGCCGTGGGCGCTTTCGGGGCTGTCGTGATCGGTCTGGTCATGCGCAGGTTAACGTGGCCCTCTTTCAGCCATGCGGTGAAGGCGACGTTGAGAAGCAGCACGATGATCTTCACAATCATCATCGGGGCCATGATCCTCGGATATTACATGACTATCAGCATGTTTACGCAGGATGCCATCGGCTACATCAAAAACCTGCCTGTAGGTCCTTGGGGAATTATGATCATCATTGTCTTCGTTTACCTGATTTTGGGTTGCTTCATGGACCAGATCGCCATTTTGTTGCTGACCCTGCCGCTTACCTTTCCGCTTGTTACCGGGTTGGGCTTTGATCCCATCTGGTTTGGGGTAATCGTGATCGCCCTCGCGGAAATTGGGTTGGTGACGCCGCCAATCGGGCTGAACGCCTATATCGTCAGTTCTGTAAGCAATGTGTCGCTGGAAGATACTTTTAAAGGGGTAGGCGTTATGCTTCTTTTTGAGGCAGTGGTTCTGGTGATCCTGCTGGCCTTTCCGAAAATTTCAACATGGTTGCCTTCTCTGATGAATTAA
- a CDS encoding acyl-CoA carboxylase subunit beta — translation MNENLDALVEKLRRKKAVAAGGGGEKYVERQHKNGRYTARERIEHLLDPGSFVEIKMLASLDEDNANGLYGDGVVAGYGKIDNRNVCIYSQDYTVKAGTTGPLHRSKITGIIEMAIKTGSPVIGLWDSAGGRLDLANKPLPLCNSSIFFRCTQASGIVPQISAILGPGAGNAGYAAALTDFIFMVDKQSFTFATGPAGVKEVLGEEISMEELGGAKVHCQTSGLADGRFATEDECFAQIRKLLSYLPSSWKKPSPRGPVDENYREPDEEIGDLVPANLLKGYDMKRLIARIVDRGEFFEIKPEFARNIITCFGRLNGLSVGIVANQTLCMAGSLTVNSSDKEARFIRFCDAFNIPLIFLTDTTGFLPGSHQEHAGILRHGAKVLYAISESVVPKIAVLVRKAYGGAKPAMGIDKDIGIDHIYSWPTGESAIMGAEGVANVIYGREIAKSENPEKLREQKIKELKKAANPYPMVYGGLVDDLIEPAETRCRLIETLEAIAEKEVVRPSKRHGNIPL, via the coding sequence ATGAACGAGAATCTTGATGCGCTTGTAGAGAAACTGAGAAGAAAAAAGGCTGTCGCTGCCGGAGGAGGGGGCGAGAAATATGTCGAAAGACAGCATAAAAATGGACGCTACACCGCCCGTGAGAGAATAGAGCATCTTCTTGATCCGGGCAGCTTCGTGGAAATAAAGATGCTTGCCTCCCTGGATGAAGATAATGCCAATGGGCTTTACGGCGACGGGGTCGTTGCAGGATACGGAAAAATAGACAACCGCAACGTGTGCATCTATTCCCAGGATTATACCGTCAAGGCAGGGACTACAGGGCCCCTGCACCGAAGCAAGATTACTGGCATAATCGAGATGGCGATAAAAACAGGCTCCCCTGTGATCGGTCTGTGGGATTCCGCAGGAGGGCGACTCGACCTGGCGAACAAACCGCTCCCCCTATGCAATTCTTCGATTTTTTTCCGATGCACCCAGGCCTCCGGGATTGTGCCGCAGATTTCCGCAATCCTTGGCCCAGGCGCCGGCAACGCCGGATACGCAGCCGCGCTGACTGATTTCATTTTTATGGTGGACAAGCAAAGCTTTACTTTTGCAACTGGTCCTGCAGGCGTAAAAGAGGTTTTGGGGGAAGAGATCAGCATGGAGGAGCTTGGCGGCGCGAAGGTACACTGTCAGACCTCGGGGCTTGCTGATGGCAGATTCGCTACCGAAGACGAGTGTTTCGCGCAGATAAGGAAGCTTCTCTCCTATCTGCCGTCGAGCTGGAAAAAACCCTCCCCAAGAGGTCCCGTTGATGAAAATTACCGGGAACCGGATGAGGAAATTGGCGATCTGGTTCCCGCCAATTTACTTAAGGGCTATGACATGAAGCGGCTTATCGCCCGCATAGTTGACAGGGGGGAATTTTTTGAGATCAAGCCGGAATTTGCCAGAAATATCATTACATGTTTCGGACGGCTGAACGGGCTGTCGGTAGGAATTGTCGCCAACCAAACTCTCTGTATGGCCGGTTCGCTGACTGTAAATTCCTCCGACAAGGAGGCGCGATTCATAAGATTCTGTGATGCGTTCAATATACCGCTGATCTTTCTCACGGATACAACAGGATTCCTCCCCGGCTCGCACCAGGAACATGCCGGCATATTAAGGCATGGAGCGAAGGTTTTGTATGCGATCAGCGAATCAGTCGTTCCCAAGATTGCCGTGCTTGTCAGAAAGGCCTATGGCGGCGCTAAGCCTGCCATGGGTATAGACAAGGACATTGGCATAGACCATATATATTCCTGGCCTACAGGCGAGTCGGCCATCATGGGGGCTGAAGGCGTTGCGAACGTAATATACGGCCGGGAGATTGCCAAATCCGAGAACCCGGAAAAACTGCGAGAACAGAAAATCAAAGAATTGAAGAAAGCAGCCAATCCCTATCCGATGGTTTACGGAGGGCTTGTAGATGATCTCATCGAGCCTGCCGAGACCAGATGCAGATTGATTGAAACGCTTGAGGCGATAGCGGAAAAGGAAGTGGTCAGACCTTCCAAAAGACATGGCAATATCCCCCTTTAA